Below is a genomic region from Brassica rapa cultivar Chiifu-401-42 chromosome A08, CAAS_Brap_v3.01, whole genome shotgun sequence.
atatatttgttgcTGAATTTAAAAGATGCTTTCGACTATTCGGATTAATATTAGTTTCCAAATATAGAGCTCCGTATTGTCAATGacgtgaatttttttttatatccaCGATCATGGTAATATTCCAACATTGGAATGTATAGAGCTAAATATGTCAATATTTCagtaatatatataatcattaaTATAATTCAAATTAGTTAAGGAAAGTCGAGTTTGTACTTTATTTCGACGTATTTTAAATTGAGGCtgattgattaaattttttaataagttGACCAGGATTACAATTTGTTTCCTATAATAGGCAAATTAATTCGCATGGATGTGTTTTAAGGCAAGTATTCGATATTTTGTGGATTAGTTTGAATTCCGAAATTTAAGAAGATGATTATCTAAGCAAATCTACCCTAATCTACCCTAATTCGTTCGACTATCCATATAAAAATCAGGCCGCATACCTTCATTTTTTCATCACCGTCTCTtctcaaaacattttttttcatttggatACAGCTACTACTGTGTTAAATGCAAGAACCATAACCCCAAAAATTATGTCCGTGGAGCACGGGTGAGGACGGATTAGTTGAAAAAACCTATCTTTTCAAGATTGAAATTGAAAGGGAGAATTATGTTTACAAGCATGACACATTCAAGGTCATGAAAGTAGTTACTAATCAGAACCTTATTGAAGAGTTTGGCGATCTAGGTTCAGCTAAGGTACATGTGTCATGACCGCTTTgtatttttttgacatcaatcAAAGTCCATTCATGTAAGTGTAGACATGCTTGGaacctattttattttaacatattttgtgTTTCTATTGGCTATGTAAGTCAGAATGCTTATGGACTAGACATGTCAGCCTATCAGATTCACCAGATgttagatttaaaataaaatttcgatctcaaataaaatttaattttctattttgttttttttatcttaatacCTTAACTAAGTTTATATAAGTATTTACTTTAACAGAATAAACTTTGATTAcatcaaaccaataacacaagtttttaacagtttaaataattaaccttatataaaCATAATCAATTTAATCCAATCCGTCATTGTATAACATGTAATATactttataaatatcaataactCAAAATTACAAACTCTTTTAGTTTATTTACTCCGCGCAGGGCGCAGATCATCACCTAGTATTCATGTATTTGTTTTGACAATATAAATGGAATAATGCATCTTGGATATTTAACAGCTTGTGATGTTACACTCACTTTTTTGTCCAAATAATTGCCCCattcttaattatttatttttttgatagtGAGTATTATATAATACTATTATGTTAGTCAAATTGAAgaacaaaatacaaaattaagcAAATATCtcccatagtttttttttttttgtaaaatacttatatagtCACTTGGTTGATCATTTTTTAGTGTTGAAATTAGATTGGTTTGACTTTCACTAAACACAATtaggagaagaaaaaaaacttaagtgAAACAAGATCTAAGCCGCCACAATTGGCTCTTACTTTTCTACATAGAGACTAACTATTCAGCCAGCCAAATGGACCTGCAAGCCGACAATAtaattaaatgaaattattataaaaataaattaaataaataaaaaggaggCTAAATCTAAGCTATAAGAAGTAGCATCCAATATCCATAAGCATCATCATCCGCAACACTACATAGAAGACACATAAACACACAAACTCTCCTTGTTTCTTCGCTTCTGATCAGTTTGATCACCAAGGTACTTTCAAGGAGAAGCAACAAAGAAAGATAATTAAAAATGGGAATCCTTAACGAAGAAACCTTAAGCTCTAACCCCAAAAGCCAAGTTGTTATCGATGATGATAATGAGTTGGGTTTGATGGCCGTGAGATTAGCCAATGCCGCTGCCTTTCCCATGGTTCTCAAAGCTGCCCTTGAGCTCGGTGTCTTTGACACTCTCTACGCTGCCTCAGTGTTCCTCTCACCTTCCGAGATAGCAAGTAGGCTACCAACTACGCCTCGTAACCCTGAGGCGCCGGCTTTGTTGGACAGGATGCTACGTCTACTCGCTAGCTACTCCGTGGTCAAATGCGGTACGGTCCAAGCCGAAAAGGACCAGAGAGTTTACAAAGCCGAGCCAATATGCAGGTTCTTCTTGAAAAATAACATTCAAGATATTGGATCCTTAGCTTCTCAAGTCATTGTCAATTTGGACAGTGTCTTCCTCAACACttggtaatttttttatttaactgtcgaaaattaaaaaaaaaaatgaatcttaCGTTGTTGTCTTGTTGACATGCTATATTCGCAGGGCACAATTGAAAGATGTGGTGCTAGAAGGAGGAGATGCATTTGGCCGTGCACATGGTGGCATGAAACTCTTTGACTATATGGGTACAGATGAGAGGTTCAGCAAGCTCTTTAATCAGACAGGATTCACCATCGCTGTCGTGAAGAAGGCTCTTGAAGTTTACCAAGGCTTCAAAGACGTGGATGTGTTGGTTGATGTTGGAGGAGGAGTTGGCAACACTCTTGGTGTTGTTACTTCTAAGTATCCCAATATTAAGGGTATCAACTTTGATCTGACTTGTGCCTTGGCACAAGCACCTTCTTACCCTGGGGTGGAACATGTAGCGGGAGATATGTTCGTAGAGGTTCCAAAGGGAGATACCATGATattaaaagtaagtttaacaacTCTCTTTGTTTAccacatatttttttaagtgaaTGTATGTATTACTTTGTATTTACTTTTTGggatttaatttgttttacagCGTATACTTCATGACTGGACCGACGAAGACTGtgtaaaaattcttaaaaactgTTGGAAATCACTTCCTGAAAATGGCAAAGTGGTAGTGATAGAGCTCGTCACTCCTGATAGTGCTGAGAGTGGAGACATCAATTCGAACATTGCATTTGATATGGATATGTTGATGTTCACACAATGTTCCGGTGGAAAAGAGAGGTCCCGTGCTGAGTTTGAAGCTTTAGCCATGGAATCAGGGTTCACCCACTGCAAATTCGTTTGCCAGGCTTATCACTGCTGGATTATTGAGTTCTGTaaagaaaatgtttaaaatcCAAAACTATGCTCTTCGTTAATTGTTAATTTATCTATGTTTCAGTTCTTTTCTTGATATATGTAATACGCTTCAAGCAATAAAAAGTGTGTGATTTATCATTGTCtgtactctctttttttttttatataatacagcTTCAAGCAATAAAAAGTGTTTAATTTATCATTGTCTCTACTCTCTAAGAACTAGTTTTAAGTAATTGAATTCATATTTGAATTTACAATTTAGAGTGAAAATCTtaagattatttatttattaagctCATCCGATCCAATAGCTTATCCAGTTCATAATAAGACAAGGACAAGCTGTATTATTAGCTGAAGCTCATCCGATCCAATAGCTTATCCAGTTCATAATTAGACAAGACAAGTTTGTAATCGTGTGTTCTGTAACATTATGAAAAAAGATGTGTTAAGCTTCAGAAAATAACTTGAGCTCTACCTTGAAACATCTACTTTTTTGTCTAATTATTTCAACTGCTCCCACTAACAGCTCTAACACAGAAAAGTACAACAACTACTTTGACACTTAACAACTTCTAAaccttgacaaaaaaaaaacaacttctAAACCAAACTACAAACCATTATAGTTACCTTGAAACTTCTGGTTTGGTTTgatcacaaaaatgacattactcaacaaatttatatattaatatgttttttaatttcaaatgatTGTCTGGTGGTGGTCAAACGAAGACGATTTCGTCGTTCTTGACTCAGCCCTACTCATATAGAGTTTGTTTTCCTGGCCATATATAGTTCCTCTTCCTCAGTAACATTTTAGCtgtttttcgaaaaaaaaagtaacattTTGACTGTGGGAAGAGACAATTTGCGGAAACGTAAAATTTaagattatttaaattattgacaaaaaagataatttatattataataattttttttttgttagcaatactaatacatatttaataaaagaaaaaaaaatttaggataatttttttaaaaaaatttgtaagtACATTTTTATcctagagttaactaatctagatttagggttAAGAGTTAAGGGGttgggtttttttttggtgaatacAAGGGAGGAAACCTCTcaagtttaatttatttcaaaCGTACTACTCGACCACATGCCTCAATTTAGGCGGGCCTGAACCATCCTCAATCAACAAGAAACTAACTTCTATTGGAAcaacatcaaaaatatgaaatcctAACGCTAGAGAAAAAGCATAAGTAGCCAAGCCATCTGCAAAATCATTTGCTTCTCTATAAACGTGTTTAAAACAGATTATCCAGTAATGCTATGTTGATCTTTTTGGAAACaaggtttcaaattttaaaaaataaata
It encodes:
- the LOC103835759 gene encoding indole glucosinolate O-methyltransferase 4; this encodes MGILNEETLSSNPKSQVVIDDDNELGLMAVRLANAAAFPMVLKAALELGVFDTLYAASVFLSPSEIASRLPTTPRNPEAPALLDRMLRLLASYSVVKCGTVQAEKDQRVYKAEPICRFFLKNNIQDIGSLASQVIVNLDSVFLNTWAQLKDVVLEGGDAFGRAHGGMKLFDYMGTDERFSKLFNQTGFTIAVVKKALEVYQGFKDVDVLVDVGGGVGNTLGVVTSKYPNIKGINFDLTCALAQAPSYPGVEHVAGDMFVEVPKGDTMILKRILHDWTDEDCVKILKNCWKSLPENGKVVVIELVTPDSAESGDINSNIAFDMDMLMFTQCSGGKERSRAEFEALAMESGFTHCKFVCQAYHCWIIEFCKENV